A stretch of Candidatus Methylomirabilota bacterium DNA encodes these proteins:
- a CDS encoding DsbA family protein — translation MKVRIFSDYVUPWCYLSTVRIEKLKREHGVEIEWVHFPLHPDTPPEGRSLAELFAGRNVDRKAMHAQMKARMDAEGLPYGERTMTYNSRLAQELGKWADTQPGGEALHDVLFR, via the coding sequence ATGAAAGTGAGGATCTTCTCCGACTACGTCTGACCCTGGTGCTATCTCAGTACCGTGCGTATTGAGAAGCTCAAGCGGGAGCATGGCGTGGAGATCGAGTGGGTGCACTTCCCCCTGCACCCGGACACACCGCCCGAAGGCCGCTCGCTGGCCGAGCTGTTCGCCGGGCGCAACGTCGACCGCAAGGCCATGCACGCCCAGATGAAGGCGCGCATGGACGCCGAGGGGCTGCCCTACGGCGAGCGCACGATGACCTACAACAGCCGCCTGGCCCAGGAGCTGGGCAAGTGGGCCGACACCCAGCCGGGCGGCGAGGCCCTGCACGACGTCCTGTTCCGC
- a CDS encoding peptidyl-alpha-hydroxyglycine alpha-amidating lyase family protein has translation MPVILGSGEHRYEVHDHWAKLPPGREFNADVAAVGVDRQDRVYAFNRGAHPMVVFDRDGNFLRSWGEGVFRRAHGVHMAPDDTLWLTDDGDHTVRHCTLDGKVLLTIGIPGSPKPYMSGEPFHRCTHTALSPQGDLYVSDGYGNARVHKFAPNGKLLLSWGEPGTDPGQFNIPHNICCDADGWVYVADRENHRVQVFDGNGRYETQWNNMHRPSGLYLESGPQPRFYIGEIGGGLNVNYEVPNIGPRVSIYSAKGELLARLGRGPAGLEPGQFGSPHGLAVDSRGDIYVGEVSFTNWRNRYRDQPPPPGLRSLQKLVKVPS, from the coding sequence ATGCCTGTCATCCTGGGTTCGGGCGAGCATCGATACGAAGTGCATGACCACTGGGCGAAGCTGCCGCCGGGACGGGAGTTCAACGCCGATGTGGCGGCCGTCGGGGTCGACCGGCAGGACCGCGTCTACGCGTTCAACCGGGGGGCGCACCCGATGGTCGTGTTCGACCGCGACGGCAATTTTCTCCGGTCCTGGGGCGAGGGGGTGTTCCGGCGGGCCCACGGCGTGCACATGGCTCCAGACGACACGCTGTGGCTCACCGACGACGGGGACCACACCGTCCGGCACTGCACGCTGGACGGCAAGGTGCTGCTGACCATCGGGATTCCCGGCTCGCCGAAGCCGTACATGAGCGGTGAGCCGTTTCACCGGTGCACGCACACGGCCCTGTCGCCTCAGGGCGACCTCTACGTCTCCGACGGCTATGGCAACGCCCGCGTTCACAAGTTTGCGCCGAACGGGAAGCTGCTCCTGTCGTGGGGGGAACCCGGGACCGATCCGGGGCAGTTCAACATCCCCCACAACATCTGCTGCGACGCCGACGGCTGGGTGTACGTGGCCGACCGCGAGAACCATCGCGTGCAGGTGTTCGACGGCAACGGCCGCTACGAGACGCAGTGGAACAACATGCACCGTCCCTCGGGCCTGTACCTGGAATCCGGCCCCCAGCCGCGCTTCTACATCGGCGAGATCGGCGGCGGCCTGAACGTCAACTACGAGGTGCCCAACATCGGGCCCCGGGTCAGCATCTACAGCGCCAAGGGCGAGCTGCTGGCGCGGCTGGGTCGCGGGCCGGCCGGCCTGGAGCCGGGGCAGTTCGGCTCGCCGCACGGGCTCGCCGTCGACTCCCGCGGCGACATCTACGTGGGCGAGGTCTCCTTCACCAACTGGCGCAACCGCTACCGCGACCAGCCCCCGCCGCCGGGCCTGCGCAGCCTGCAAAAGCTCGTCAAGGTGCCGTCATGA